A genomic stretch from Candidatus Amarolinea dominans includes:
- a CDS encoding DNRLRE domain-containing protein — MTRRLSTRVALFAMPVALTAVFMALMQVGVLSPGATAAPQWITSVFQQGLFGYNGTRDATMNARDPITPDGTRGTVTLEWQDYEENTSRALLFFDLASIPATATVSSATLQLTFTDLTVERPITVTAAPMLRTWLEYEATWLESEVGLPWNKAGADGIGDDRGEAGPLTVVHTQTLTVTLDLLDFVQQWVADDASNTGLILMVSGEPDEYARLELASREHSVQGLRPRLEVTYSTDPLEPTFTPTVTDAATDTPTPTDTATNTPTSTDTATPTPTPTDTATPMPTPSLWVTTTLVQGQDGFRGFYDATITSGTPNTNYGARPETTLSWISYWPGPGDRTLLRMDLWQIPSSDTVAEATLSLYVTQRNQATPARLRVWGLLRHWSEATVTWTRPHTETVGSWVAGGAAGLGNDREATVAAEVNINQTSGWVHIPITNLVRNWVASPDRNFGLVLEVEGLNWESVYYSFASADNPSPELRPRLTVRHADPGSWQVKLVQEGRYGESVADDASISYWQPTVPLGGDSNLVMQWRSSPNDRPDTQRALVRFDLDDVPTTARVREAQMFFFIPPATQAEPVQLRGWRLLRPWNESEVTWLSPVSGAPWGLPGADSIAHDRAGETNADLSFTQSDGWIVLDVTDLVQFQVANPEENYGLLLAIASLNGTDVAYAPLSSQNGQVNLRPLLRLIYSTDRQQPTPTPTPASTFTPWHEVTLRQGLYGFTDTQDTTIIRWQPTTNRGTFSLLTAGWRDDFTNPAEDQRALLRFGLDTIPWSAPVRDATLSLYFQYSSNPHPVRLKVYRMTRRWWEQQATWLQASTGGPWQQPGADGLETDRLTDPTTTQGILQPNGWVNLDVTALLQFWLDNPGQNYGVMLMIEGLDGQTVYYDMRSGTHWQVDTRPTLRFAYTTDPAVPTATSTPTYTPTPTPLNTPTPDYWQTLVLQQGSGFSGMHDADIEMYAPDTNNGSGAYLDVRWSNDFWPAAADMKALIHFDLSALPSGAVVQQATLKMYQVSRSNVTPMNLSVYRVLRAWWETEVTWNRAMQGAEGPQPWARPGVGGVNSDREREPSGHTLIDSYAGWRVFDMTNIVQLWVNQPATNRGLLLEGKTDNNDTVLVSFASSEYGRDVTLRPSLSLVYTTHGSVPTPTATATHTSTPLPTATPTATPSATPIYNPDAHTLTLQQGVRGYFGTNDFWMGAGSPSTTHALEPILRIGSSSHDTVARAVISFNQELLPPNADILGAWLELYLNDRSNDAPLAVSVHVMRRGWAAAAATWQQANAGQAWNLPGASSPADHDPQPLDIQNLPSQPGWLRWDVTQAIRRWLVEPTANYGFLFKGDGPTSVQVGFNSAERIWSGAIPTAGRPRLVIVYRTP, encoded by the coding sequence ATGACGAGGCGTCTGTCAACTCGTGTTGCCCTGTTCGCCATGCCCGTCGCCCTAACTGCTGTCTTCATGGCTCTGATGCAAGTCGGTGTCCTCTCCCCTGGGGCTACCGCCGCCCCTCAATGGATAACGTCCGTCTTCCAACAGGGCCTGTTTGGCTACAATGGGACGCGCGACGCGACCATGAACGCCCGCGACCCGATTACGCCCGACGGCACGCGCGGCACAGTGACGTTGGAATGGCAGGACTACGAGGAGAACACCAGTCGTGCTCTGCTGTTCTTCGACCTGGCTTCGATTCCGGCAACCGCCACTGTAAGCAGCGCAACCCTGCAATTGACCTTCACCGACCTGACGGTCGAGCGCCCCATCACCGTCACCGCCGCCCCCATGCTGCGCACCTGGCTGGAGTATGAAGCCACCTGGCTGGAGTCCGAAGTGGGCCTGCCCTGGAACAAGGCCGGCGCGGACGGCATTGGCGACGATCGCGGCGAAGCAGGGCCGCTGACCGTCGTACACACCCAAACCTTGACCGTGACTCTCGACCTGCTGGACTTCGTCCAGCAATGGGTCGCGGACGACGCCAGCAACACCGGCCTGATCCTCATGGTCAGCGGCGAACCTGACGAGTATGCCCGCCTGGAACTCGCCAGCCGCGAGCACAGCGTGCAGGGCCTGCGCCCGCGCCTGGAAGTAACTTACAGCACCGATCCCCTGGAGCCAACCTTCACCCCGACCGTAACCGACGCGGCCACGGATACCCCCACCCCGACCGATACGGCTACGAATACGCCCACCTCAACGGACACCGCGACGCCTACGCCCACCCCAACGGACACGGCGACGCCTATGCCCACGCCGAGCCTCTGGGTCACCACAACCCTGGTGCAGGGCCAGGATGGTTTCCGTGGCTTCTACGACGCGACGATCACCAGCGGTACTCCCAACACGAACTACGGCGCCCGGCCCGAAACCACGCTGAGTTGGATCAGCTATTGGCCTGGCCCCGGTGACCGCACGCTGCTGCGCATGGACCTCTGGCAGATTCCTTCCAGCGATACCGTAGCCGAGGCCACGCTCAGCCTGTACGTGACACAGCGCAACCAGGCCACGCCCGCCCGCCTGCGCGTGTGGGGCCTGCTGCGCCACTGGTCCGAAGCCACCGTCACCTGGACGCGCCCCCACACCGAAACCGTGGGGAGCTGGGTCGCGGGCGGCGCGGCCGGCCTGGGCAACGACCGCGAAGCCACCGTCGCGGCCGAGGTCAACATCAACCAGACGAGCGGTTGGGTGCATATCCCAATCACCAATCTGGTCCGCAACTGGGTGGCGTCGCCAGACCGCAATTTCGGTCTGGTGCTGGAGGTCGAGGGCCTGAACTGGGAGAGCGTCTACTATTCCTTTGCCTCTGCCGACAACCCGTCGCCAGAGCTGCGCCCACGTCTCACCGTGCGCCATGCCGATCCGGGGTCGTGGCAGGTCAAACTGGTGCAAGAGGGGCGCTATGGCGAAAGTGTGGCCGACGACGCCTCCATCAGCTATTGGCAACCAACCGTACCCCTGGGCGGCGACTCCAACCTGGTCATGCAATGGCGCAGCAGCCCCAACGACCGCCCAGATACCCAACGCGCGCTCGTCCGCTTCGACCTGGACGATGTGCCCACCACCGCGCGCGTGCGAGAGGCGCAGATGTTCTTCTTCATCCCGCCGGCCACCCAGGCTGAACCGGTGCAACTGCGCGGCTGGCGCCTGCTGCGGCCCTGGAACGAAAGCGAAGTCACCTGGCTCAGCCCGGTCAGCGGCGCACCGTGGGGCCTCCCCGGCGCTGATTCCATCGCCCATGATCGCGCCGGTGAGACCAATGCCGACCTCTCGTTTACGCAATCCGACGGCTGGATCGTGCTCGATGTCACCGACCTGGTGCAATTTCAGGTCGCCAACCCTGAGGAGAACTACGGCCTGCTCCTGGCCATCGCCAGCCTCAACGGCACCGATGTGGCCTACGCGCCGCTCAGCTCGCAGAACGGTCAGGTCAATCTGCGCCCGCTGCTGCGCCTGATCTATTCCACCGATCGCCAGCAGCCCACACCGACGCCGACCCCTGCGTCCACCTTCACCCCCTGGCACGAAGTGACCTTGCGCCAGGGCCTCTACGGCTTCACTGACACGCAAGACACGACCATCATCCGCTGGCAGCCCACCACCAACCGCGGCACCTTTTCGCTGCTCACGGCCGGCTGGCGGGACGACTTCACCAACCCCGCTGAGGACCAACGCGCCTTGCTGCGCTTTGGCCTCGATACCATCCCCTGGAGCGCCCCCGTGCGCGACGCCACGTTGTCGCTCTACTTCCAATACAGCTCCAATCCGCATCCTGTCCGGCTCAAGGTCTACCGCATGACGCGGCGCTGGTGGGAACAGCAGGCCACCTGGCTGCAGGCCAGCACCGGCGGCCCCTGGCAACAGCCCGGCGCTGATGGCCTCGAAACCGACCGCCTGACCGATCCCACCACCACGCAGGGCATTCTCCAGCCCAATGGTTGGGTCAATCTCGACGTGACTGCCCTGCTGCAATTCTGGCTCGACAATCCGGGGCAGAACTACGGCGTCATGCTGATGATCGAAGGGCTGGACGGCCAAACCGTCTATTACGACATGCGCAGTGGCACGCACTGGCAGGTAGATACCCGCCCCACGTTGCGCTTTGCCTACACCACCGACCCCGCCGTGCCCACTGCTACCAGCACGCCCACCTACACCCCCACGCCGACACCGCTCAACACCCCGACGCCGGACTACTGGCAGACCCTGGTTCTACAACAGGGCAGCGGTTTCAGCGGCATGCACGACGCGGACATCGAGATGTATGCGCCTGACACCAACAATGGCAGCGGCGCCTACCTGGACGTGCGCTGGTCCAACGACTTTTGGCCGGCTGCCGCCGACATGAAGGCGCTGATTCACTTCGACCTCAGCGCTCTGCCGTCAGGCGCTGTGGTCCAACAAGCCACCCTGAAGATGTACCAGGTCAGCCGCAGCAACGTCACCCCCATGAACCTGTCAGTCTACCGGGTCTTGCGCGCCTGGTGGGAAACCGAAGTCACCTGGAACCGCGCCATGCAGGGCGCCGAAGGCCCGCAGCCCTGGGCCAGGCCAGGGGTCGGCGGTGTCAACAGCGACCGCGAACGCGAGCCAAGCGGACACACGCTCATTGACAGCTATGCTGGCTGGCGCGTCTTCGATATGACGAACATCGTGCAGTTGTGGGTCAATCAACCGGCCACGAACCGCGGCCTGCTGTTGGAGGGCAAGACAGACAACAACGACACGGTTCTGGTCAGCTTCGCCAGCAGTGAGTATGGCCGCGATGTCACCTTGCGCCCGAGCCTGAGCCTGGTCTACACCACACATGGCTCGGTGCCGACCCCGACCGCCACGGCTACCCACACATCCACCCCGCTGCCCACCGCGACCCCAACTGCCACGCCGTCGGCCACCCCCATCTACAATCCCGACGCCCACACGTTGACCTTGCAGCAGGGCGTGCGCGGCTACTTTGGTACGAACGATTTCTGGATGGGCGCCGGTTCACCGTCTACCACCCATGCGCTTGAGCCGATCCTGCGCATTGGCTCAAGTTCGCATGACACTGTCGCCCGCGCAGTGATCTCCTTCAACCAGGAACTGTTGCCGCCCAATGCCGACATCCTGGGAGCCTGGCTTGAGCTCTACCTCAACGATCGTTCCAACGATGCGCCCCTGGCGGTCAGCGTTCACGTGATGCGTCGTGGCTGGGCCGCGGCCGCCGCCACCTGGCAGCAGGCCAACGCCGGTCAGGCCTGGAATCTTCCCGGCGCCAGCAGCCCAGCCGACCATGACCCTCAGCCCCTCGACATCCAAAATCTACCCTCACAGCCCGGGTGGCTGCGCTGGGATGTCACTCAGGCCATCAGGCGCTGGCTGGTCGAACCAACCGCCAACTACGGATTTCTGTTCAAGGGTGATGGGCCAACCAGCGTCCAGGTTGGCTTCAACAGCGCAGAGCGCATCTGGTCCGGCGCGATACCTACGGCAGGTCGCCCGCGGCTAGTCATTGTGTACCGCACACCATAA
- a CDS encoding AAA family ATPase: protein MAIADDLKQLLTQPTRLEQLGIPASIITDLIYRLLFNEGEVNVGRFVEILRVHPQIVDQVLSELSHEHLVEVVRAGALRFSYTYRLTDEGGRRARDSVDRTQYVGPAPVDAEAYKRSVLLQTTNKQRVNQAQVKQALSHLILPESFHRKIGPAINAGSSLFLYGPPGNGKTTVAQAVAKLIANTEPIWIPYAICMGGQIIQVFDPLVHVPIKADPNDPQAARLNAGVDRRWGLFQRPSVMVGGELRMEALELRYEPVAKFYEAPLQLKANAGMFLIDDFGRQQMSPQELLNRWIVPLESGIDFLRLRSGQTMEVPFRQLIVFSTNLDPSELVDGAFLRRIQMKVEVAGPDEKTFRQIFIKVCQVFDVPFDEAGFNHILQKWYRDARRPIQSVHARDIIKTILSISDYTDSPPRLVPEMIDEACSSYFVDNHSAD, encoded by the coding sequence GTGGCTATTGCAGATGATTTGAAACAACTGCTGACCCAGCCCACGCGGCTTGAACAACTAGGCATCCCTGCATCCATCATCACAGACCTGATCTATCGTCTGTTGTTCAATGAAGGGGAGGTCAACGTCGGTCGTTTCGTAGAGATTCTGCGCGTGCATCCGCAAATCGTTGACCAGGTGCTCTCGGAACTGTCGCACGAACACCTGGTTGAAGTGGTACGCGCCGGCGCCCTCCGTTTCAGTTACACCTATCGTCTAACCGACGAGGGCGGCAGGCGCGCCCGTGATTCCGTGGATCGCACCCAGTACGTCGGGCCAGCACCGGTGGACGCAGAAGCCTACAAGCGCTCAGTGTTGCTCCAAACCACCAACAAACAGCGCGTCAACCAGGCCCAGGTCAAACAGGCGCTCAGTCATCTCATATTGCCAGAAAGCTTTCATCGCAAAATTGGCCCGGCCATCAACGCCGGCTCATCGCTCTTTCTCTACGGGCCACCTGGTAACGGTAAGACGACCGTGGCCCAGGCCGTCGCCAAGCTGATCGCCAATACCGAGCCGATTTGGATTCCCTACGCCATCTGCATGGGCGGCCAGATCATCCAGGTGTTCGATCCGCTCGTCCACGTGCCGATCAAAGCCGACCCCAACGACCCGCAGGCCGCACGCCTGAACGCCGGTGTAGATCGGCGCTGGGGCCTCTTTCAACGGCCCTCCGTCATGGTCGGCGGCGAGCTGCGCATGGAAGCCCTCGAACTGCGCTACGAGCCGGTCGCCAAATTCTACGAGGCGCCCCTGCAGCTCAAAGCCAACGCCGGCATGTTCTTGATTGACGACTTCGGCCGCCAGCAGATGAGTCCGCAAGAGCTGCTGAATCGCTGGATCGTGCCGTTGGAAAGTGGGATTGACTTCTTGCGTCTGCGCTCCGGCCAAACCATGGAAGTCCCATTCCGCCAGTTGATCGTCTTCTCGACCAACCTGGACCCCAGTGAGTTGGTGGATGGCGCATTTCTGCGCCGCATTCAGATGAAGGTTGAAGTGGCAGGTCCCGATGAAAAAACCTTCCGCCAGATCTTCATCAAGGTTTGCCAGGTCTTCGACGTGCCCTTCGACGAAGCCGGATTCAATCACATCCTGCAAAAGTGGTATCGGGATGCCCGCCGCCCCATTCAGTCTGTTCATGCGCGCGACATCATCAAGACCATCCTCTCCATCTCTGATTACACCGATTCACCCCCGCGCCTGGTGCCGGAGATGATTGACGAAGCCTGCAGTTCCTACTTCGTGGACAACCACAGCGCCGATTGA
- a CDS encoding S8 family serine peptidase codes for MDDSFAAPSTHSPSSSPPRFYLFLIVVLLLGAALVATTRIRAQETGSSLLRLQWATFDPREVEQKMPAGALGLVDPEKAPYQIVQFRGPIEEAWKTELAGAGLEPLIYIPDYAFVVRVHGEASLAQARQMPQVRWIGAYYPAFKLSPALTAEAASANAALDLRVLGFPGENQDSLLATLSGLGAQVSTASDHGWGPVLRLRLNADALPALAQVDAVQWIEPVYPVTLSNDVGRGIMNVNLAWQRMTAQGVNLFGQGQIVGVADSGLDTGSLGTISADFAGRIVSTYALGRTNNWSDPSAHGTHVAGSVLGNGVNSGSNPATHTYAASFAGVAPEAQLVFQSLQDSSGGLGGIPDDLNDLFQVAYNDGARIHTNSWGGPTGSAGNPYGGYTANAQEVDQFTWTHQDMVILFAAGNEGTDQNGNGVIDPDSMASPGTAKNAITVGASENLRSSGGYNPGGACSLWGNCWPGDFSASPISSDRLSDNAEGLAGFSSRGPTDDARIKPDIVAPGTNIVSVRSHGAGAGTGWGVYDSNYLYEGGTSMATPLTAGATALVRQWIISVRGIANPLAALVKAALINGAHNMAPGQYGGGATQEVPNGRPNSVTGWGRVDVAASVKPDSPIQIVLKNDTAGLATGGVRTYQMTINNAAAAAADVAAVDSRGGARPVAYAPAAEMLINGGFEQYHNGWTETTQVPTPIINHANDLPVAPHSGSYAAWLGGYHDADDQLFQSVNVSAAATGATLGFWYWSTTDESSASFDYFALQIIDPVNGSHYVDAVDIDAVPPTDAWQYASYTLTPSQVTAIRGKTVRVRFRVVTDDSVLSSFFIDDVSFDVQSGPPATATVTPTPTATPISGGGPLRITLAWLDYPANPGTTHALVNDLDLEVTGPTGTVYHGNGGGSADRNNVIETVFLDNAPSGAYTVRVKGFNVPQGSAQPFGLVASGKNLTEGGGAATATPTPTRTRTPTPTPTGGASQRRSYLPYVAP; via the coding sequence ATGGACGACAGTTTTGCAGCACCTTCCACCCATTCGCCAAGTAGTTCCCCGCCCAGGTTCTATCTCTTCCTGATCGTCGTGCTCCTGCTTGGCGCGGCGCTGGTGGCAACCACGCGCATCCGCGCGCAGGAGACAGGCAGCAGCCTGTTGCGCCTGCAATGGGCCACCTTCGATCCGCGCGAGGTTGAGCAAAAGATGCCCGCCGGCGCCCTCGGCCTGGTGGACCCGGAGAAAGCGCCCTATCAGATCGTGCAGTTCCGCGGCCCCATCGAAGAGGCGTGGAAAACCGAGCTGGCCGGCGCCGGACTGGAACCGCTGATCTACATCCCTGATTATGCGTTTGTGGTACGGGTGCATGGCGAGGCCAGCCTGGCGCAGGCGCGCCAGATGCCGCAGGTGCGCTGGATCGGGGCCTACTACCCGGCCTTCAAGCTCAGCCCGGCTCTGACTGCGGAAGCAGCGTCAGCCAACGCCGCGCTCGATCTGCGCGTGCTCGGCTTTCCCGGCGAAAATCAGGACAGCCTGCTCGCAACCCTCAGCGGACTGGGCGCGCAGGTCAGTACAGCCTCTGACCACGGCTGGGGGCCTGTGCTGCGCCTGCGCCTGAACGCCGATGCGCTGCCCGCCCTGGCCCAGGTGGATGCGGTGCAGTGGATCGAGCCGGTTTACCCCGTGACGTTGAGCAATGATGTCGGTCGCGGCATCATGAACGTCAACCTGGCCTGGCAGCGCATGACCGCCCAGGGCGTCAACCTCTTCGGGCAGGGTCAGATCGTGGGTGTGGCCGATTCCGGTCTCGACACCGGCAGCCTCGGCACCATCAGCGCCGATTTCGCCGGCCGCATCGTCAGCACCTATGCCCTGGGGCGCACCAACAACTGGAGCGATCCGAGCGCGCACGGCACGCACGTGGCCGGCTCGGTGCTGGGCAATGGCGTCAATTCGGGCAGCAATCCGGCAACTCATACTTACGCTGCATCCTTTGCCGGCGTCGCACCTGAAGCCCAGCTCGTCTTCCAATCTCTGCAGGACTCCAGCGGTGGCCTGGGCGGCATTCCCGACGACCTCAACGACCTCTTCCAGGTGGCGTACAACGACGGCGCACGCATCCACACCAACAGTTGGGGCGGCCCCACCGGGTCAGCAGGCAATCCATATGGCGGTTATACCGCGAACGCGCAGGAGGTGGATCAATTCACCTGGACGCACCAGGACATGGTGATCCTCTTCGCCGCGGGCAATGAAGGCACCGACCAAAACGGCAACGGCGTGATTGACCCCGACTCCATGGCCTCGCCGGGCACGGCCAAGAACGCGATCACCGTCGGCGCCAGCGAGAATCTGCGCAGCAGCGGCGGCTACAACCCCGGCGGGGCGTGCAGCCTGTGGGGCAACTGTTGGCCGGGCGATTTCAGCGCCAGCCCCATCAGCTCTGACCGCCTTTCGGACAACGCCGAAGGGCTGGCCGGCTTCTCCAGCCGCGGACCAACCGACGATGCCCGCATCAAGCCTGACATCGTCGCGCCCGGCACCAACATCGTCTCGGTGCGCTCACACGGCGCCGGCGCGGGCACAGGCTGGGGCGTGTACGATAGCAATTACCTCTACGAGGGCGGCACCAGCATGGCCACGCCGCTGACCGCCGGCGCCACCGCGCTGGTGCGCCAGTGGATCATCAGCGTGCGCGGCATCGCCAATCCCCTGGCCGCGCTGGTCAAGGCCGCGCTGATCAACGGCGCGCACAACATGGCGCCCGGCCAATACGGCGGCGGCGCCACCCAGGAAGTGCCCAACGGTCGGCCCAACAGCGTCACCGGTTGGGGCCGCGTGGACGTGGCCGCCAGCGTCAAGCCTGATTCGCCGATCCAAATTGTGCTGAAGAACGACACCGCCGGCCTGGCGACAGGCGGCGTCAGAACCTACCAGATGACCATCAACAACGCGGCGGCCGCCGCAGCTGATGTGGCCGCAGTTGACAGCCGTGGCGGAGCACGCCCCGTCGCCTATGCACCGGCCGCCGAGATGCTGATCAACGGCGGCTTCGAGCAGTATCACAACGGCTGGACCGAAACCACCCAGGTGCCTACGCCCATCATCAACCATGCCAATGACCTGCCTGTGGCGCCGCACAGCGGCAGCTACGCGGCCTGGCTCGGCGGCTATCATGACGCCGACGACCAGCTCTTCCAATCGGTCAATGTCTCGGCCGCGGCCACCGGCGCCACCCTGGGATTCTGGTACTGGTCCACCACCGACGAAAGCAGCGCCAGCTTCGACTACTTCGCGCTGCAGATCATTGATCCCGTCAACGGCTCGCACTACGTGGATGCGGTAGACATTGACGCGGTGCCGCCCACCGATGCCTGGCAGTACGCCAGCTACACCCTGACCCCCAGCCAGGTGACGGCCATCCGCGGCAAGACGGTGCGCGTGCGCTTCCGCGTCGTCACCGATGACAGCGTCCTTTCCAGCTTCTTCATTGACGATGTCAGCTTCGATGTGCAAAGCGGCCCGCCGGCCACTGCTACCGTCACACCAACCCCCACCGCCACCCCGATTAGCGGCGGCGGCCCCCTGCGCATCACCCTGGCCTGGTTGGACTACCCCGCCAATCCCGGCACTACGCACGCCCTCGTCAATGACCTGGATCTGGAAGTGACCGGGCCCACCGGCACGGTCTACCACGGCAACGGCGGCGGGTCGGCCGACCGCAACAATGTGATCGAAACCGTCTTCCTGGACAACGCACCCAGCGGCGCCTACACCGTGCGCGTCAAGGGCTTCAACGTGCCCCAGGGCAGCGCACAGCCGTTTGGTCTGGTTGCCAGCGGCAAGAACCTGACCGAAGGCGGCGGCGCAGCCACGGCCACACCCACCCCCACGCGCACGCGTACCCCAACGCCAACGCCCACCGGCGGCGCTTCGCAGCGACGCAGCTACCTGCCCTACGTCGCACCGTAA